The sequence below is a genomic window from Lytechinus variegatus isolate NC3 chromosome 3, Lvar_3.0, whole genome shotgun sequence.
GAGAGATACGACCTCAGAGTCAGATGCTGGTAATAATTTATTCACATTTGGCCCTTTAAATATGCGCCATCTACGTTTTAGAGAGGAAAATTACCCGCTCGATGCTGTCATAATTGAATTTTTTACTCCCCctaatttttatcaatttaatattttttttattgattttgaaaatcagTGGAGTAAATCAGAATAATTGTGCATtcagtagtaaaaaaaaaatgattttgtttggcgaatcatttattttatagAAAAATTACTTGATTATTTGTAtgacaaatcaatcaaaaacaTTAATCTTGAGGGAGTATTTGTCATAGATGGAATTGCACAAAACAAATCACATGGCTGCCGTGGCGCGAAAGAAGTGTGCGATGAATTGAATCTCGCGCAGTACCGCTGAGCAGAGAGTCCATCAACATCCCATACCCAGCGGCCAGACCGGGCGACGCGCCAGACCAGTCACCGTATACCGCATTTACATACAGTTAGCTGAGCTAGTCATATCTGTCTATGCACTGCACGTCAATATCTTCGAGGAAGCTCACTTCAATTGTTTTTGTTGACGagaaaagtttatttttctcaaatctaCAATGGATGTTGCTGATCAAAGAACTGGTATCACTCAAGTTAAGGATGATGTTGCAGAGAAATGCCAGAAgctatttcaagattttttagAAGAGTgagttttttttgtattgtaggGCCTAGGccctaaataattttttttcccatgGCCATGATTCAGAAGGcatgaatgataattgataaacCTTTATGTTTAGAATCCAATGTCGCGGGATAGTCTCGTGTGTGTGATGCCTCGTTCTAACAATAACATGGTTCACATAGTATAGGCCTAGTTTATTAGgcctcatcatgccattgaatACTCCGATAAGGCGATATCATCTTGCAAGTCGCTTTTAACTTTGGTTGCAGGTTAAGTCCTTATAGTTATGTGtgtcatgtttataaaaaaatgaaaagaggaagTAATGAtggttttttttgtcaaaatgacACATGAACatcaattttttctttgttctaAAGTTCTGttttaaggggaagttcaccctgaagaaaactttgctgtaaaaatagcagaaaaaatagtaaaaaatattggtgaaggtttgaggaaaatccattaaagagtaagaaagttattagagttcaaagttttggatttgtgacgtcataaatgagcagctgtcccatgtaatataaaatacatgaatttcaaattttgtatggttcctgatgacttaattttgttttctattcatgatcgggtgtgaaatgatttgtctattgatataggcctacatagggtacagtgaaaaccattttcaatttttgagaaaatgacatttcattgattttttaccattcgctttgtaggaatgctgctcgcatatgacgtcacaaatcaaataattgaaattctaataactttttaattatttgatgaatttttctcaaaacttcagcaatattttttattattttctgtgctatttttacaataaactttttgtcagggtgaacttcccctttaacagtaggccctaggcctagatctatagtCTAGACTCTAATTTTGTTAACTAGAGTCGAACATTAGTCTCTCGAGGGGAAAGTACCGAGGCtattttacctgactgctaagaaagcacaaatgcctgtgagcaagcaaccatgGGACCAACAACTTAtagtcctctccgagggacccggtaatgaggataaatgccttaccaaggcaaggggcactagcgcaccattTGGGAAGCGAACCTGGCCTGGGTCACCGAAagccccgctctaccgactaaGCTATCGCGCCTCCCAATGTCAGATTCTTGTGAAAAACAGACATGAAAAAAGTgagatgaaattgaaaagaacaATAATCATCTCCCTCCATAGACCAAAGTATCCTGGCTGTACGCACTGCAGTGGTAGGCATCATGCCATATATTATCTAGGTGTAGGCTATGGTAATACGAAGGTGATTGACTGGccaaaatcagaaaatgtttgaaaaaaactCAGAAACAGCAGATTTTTCAGTCTATTTTCTTGGTGCCTTTTTCTAATGTTGAGCAGAATGTTCGACCCTTTCTTTACAGAAATCATGTGAACTAAAaaaatttctcattttcatgttATGAATATAAATTGAATGTTTCTTTTCATATTCCAGATTTACAGTTGATGACGATGTGAAATATCTGAGAGATGTGCAGGATTTGATCCGACCCGAGAGGAATACCCTGGCAGTGAGCTATGAAGATATCCAGGAATACAACCAACAACTTGCTACCACCATCCAGGAGGAGTACTACAGGTTAATCCACTTTCTAAAAAGATTATCGATGTTCAGCTGTAGTTTAGGAGACATTTTTCCTCCTAGTTTTTCATTACACTGGCAATCGcaaatagaaatattgaaaaaaccTATACTGGAAAAAGATGTCAAATTGCAGTGCTCTGGCATTACTGAATATATCTGTTGTCTCCCatgtttttcaaaatcatttgtgAACAATACTAATTTCCATTTATCTAGCCAGTTGGTAGCATTAACATACGTGAGGTAATCACTACACCATGATCTAAATTGGCCAtgcaatgaaaataacaatatatatttaaaatgcaaattggtGACTTTTCATTACAATTGTGTTTTCTATCAATTTTGAGTCTTGTTACAGCCAAAATTTGTTGTCAATTTGTGAAACAAAAGTAGATCTAAACATTGACCTTAACATTCCAGGATAAAGGAGCTAGATGAAAGGTATCATAAATGTTCTTGATTGATGTTGATTGATTACTGCATGACTTTCAAGTTATTGTCTTAAAATGAAGCAAGGTCATAAAATCCTcatatccattttctttttttaaaaataaattgtaggAATGGTTATCAATATCTATGGATTGTATGTAGTTAttgatattttgttcaaaattctATCTGAATAAAGGTAAATGTTCTTGTTTATTTCAGAGTGTATTCTCATCTTTGCCGAGCAGTGCGAAACTTTGCTCGCGATCACACTCAAGTCCCACCAAACAAGGAGTTCTACATCGCGTTTGAAGACTTACCAACCAGACATAAGTATGTTTCAGTACATCTGTTTGTACTAAGTGTTGGTTAAACTTGCATGCCAATTTTTGAAAGTGGAGATGGAACTTTGTTGATAATAACAGCGATGGGTTTGTGCACACTAGCATTCATATTTGTCATGTAGGATACACCTGGCACTCCACAATTGTTACCCAGAGATACCCATCTAATTCACCTGAATCAATGCCATTGCAGTACTTGAACCCCAAACCTCATTTCTAAAGACACATCCACCAGGTCACAACACCTTTATCTTAAGTTGAAGTATGCCAACATTGATTTATTATATCAAATgataactttggaaatttgggaCAATTATTTTCAGTAAGGAGACATTATTTCATGTTGGTATCTTTTCAAGTCGATTTAAATTTTGGCCAGTATTCACTTGTTTTGCAATCGATTATTGTTTCTGTATCCCATCAATTCTCTGTCTCAGGGTTCGTGAGATGACCACAGCTAAGATCGGTACCCTAATCCGAATCAGTGGTCAAGTGGTCCGAACTCATCCAGTCCATCCAGAACTGGTCAGTGGAACGTTTGTCTGTCTTGATTGTCAAACACAAATCAAAGATGTAGAACAGCAGTTTAAATTCACACAGGTAAAAATGCCCACTttgatttcagtttttttttattcttaaagaAATTACTTCAGATAAGGGTTGCAAATACAATGAGAAATGGAGAGAAAAGTGGGAATAGTAGCTCAAGCAGCATTTACCTTTAGCAATGTGgttgaaaattattattctttctttatGTTTGACTTGAAGCTAATAagtgatttttcactgacaATACTCTTAGCCAATCGGATGCAAGGacttcagtagcttataacaaataatgaaaatcattgaATCAGAGAAATTGTGCCAAATTATCTCCAAATCATAACATGGCATTCCATGATAATTTAAAATCACGTGCATATTTCCCATGTTAAAGAAAGATGTTTCTCCAAATGGCTCTTATACAGAGTTGCCACTTTTGAGCCATAGAAAGCACATTATTTTGTGTATAAATTCACCCATTCTAAACAATTTTCAACCTCTTTTATCAAGTGTTTTCCCtaattaaacatgtttttcaTGAATGACATAGATTAACCCAAttatttcatgttcatttttcCAGCCGACCATTTGCAGGAATCCAGTATGTGCCAACAGGACCCGCTTCATGCTAGACACCAACAAGTCTCGCTTTGTAGACTTCCAGAAGGTTAGGATTCAAGAGACGCAAGCAGAGCTTCCCAGGGGAAGCATACCACGCAGGTATTTACCATGACTCAAAAAATCCAAATTCATGTGAAATTAAACCGGTTTTAGTGCCCACTCAAAATTGTCTCTCTTTTTGATGGAATATGTAGTATAGATGCTGATGTAAATCCTTGCCTCAAACCTTTTATTCAGGGGGGGGGTGATCTATTGTTCCATTCTCCCCCTGAATAACGGGTATGGTGCGAGGATTTACCCCAGCGAGTATAGAACCTCCATACACAGGTAGATGTTGTATGTTTGAACTAATTTATTTGAACAGATTTACATGAACAATTTGGGTTTGACAATATAAGATACAACTGTGATGGCTTGTGCTATTTTATGACATCTTTTGGTTTTAAATTTAATAATGTGTTTTTCATTAATTCTATGATCGTCCTAAAATCTGTGAATGTTGAAGGCCTGTGTGTCATGCAATAAATCCAGAGATCCAGTCCCCCTCTAGCTACTATCATTGTCttgatattttgatcaaattgcAGTGTTGAGGTTGTCTTGCGTGCCGAAGCAGTTGAGCTACCTCAGGCTGGTGATAAATGTGATTTCACTGGAACTCTCATCGTAGTACCCGATGTTTCAACACTCTCTATGCCTGGTAAGTCTGTTGTAGGTATGGTCAAAGTTctattaaattgattttatctcAGCTGCAAGGTCTCATTTGTGTCTGTGATGATGAAGCCCTGAAGAAATTGCACCCGAAAATCATTAAATGGTAATGTCTAAAGGTAAAAGATGAGAGATGAAAACTAAATTGTCTGGAAATACCATCCAACTTTTAATGCTTTTACTATAAGTGTTGCAACTGGGGGACACAAAGATTTCAGTGCGGATAAGGATAAGGGTCATCACGCTTTGATCGAAAGAGAGGTAAAGAACTCATAGCTCTGGCTCCTACCAATTAGTTTTCCTAGCTTACAATGCCACTTATGATACCATATTCCTTTCTTCTAGGTGCTCGAGCAGAGACATCGTCTCGTGGTAAGGGTGCCTCAGGGTTTGATCAAGAAGGTGTGAAAGGACTCAAAGCTTTGGGTGTCAGAGATCTCTCCTACCGATTGGCATTCCTTGCTAACAATGTCACAGCATCAAATCCAAGGGTAAGTTGAGAATATATGTAGTCAAGTCAACATCCAGAGGGCCAATTTTTGTTCTCATGGAGATTTGTTTGCTATTAGATTACAGTaaataaagaaatttgaaaaccacttttatTATGGATATTTCATGTAAGTTAACAGCCTGGTATGTAACCTCAAATTTGTTGAGTGAGATTCGTTGTCATATTATTTGGAGGGGGGGGTAGATGTATTCACTATAACAAGTCTGACTGTTGGAAACAAGCATGGTTGactcttaaagggatggtccaggctatatatattaatttgtatataataatCAGAAAGTTACAAGTCACATTAGCTGTTTGTGCACTTTCTATTTGATGCCCGTGATTTCTTATTTGTCTGTCTGTGCAGTTTGGTGGACGGGACATGCGAGGTGAGGAGATGACTGCTGAAGCCATCAAGAAACAGATGACTGATCAAGAATGGCAGAAGGTTTATGAGATGAGTCAAGATAAGAATCTCTACCACAACCTCATCACCAGTCTCTTCCCAACAATTCATGGtgagaaatacaaaataaatttaaaaaggaGTGAGACCAAAAATCGATGTACGAGAGTTTTTTAGATTGGTCAAGACAAAAACTGCTATCACAACCCCATTTTTTACCAGTCTCTTTCCAACAATTTATGgtgagaaataaataataaatgtgaGGGCTGAGAGCTATAAGTCAAAATAAAAACCTTAACCACAATCTCATCTCAAGACTTTCCAATATTTcatggtgaaaaaaaatatatatgtataaaaaataaaacaagtgaTTGTTGATGTCAACTAGTAATATCTTGTTGAATCAAAATTacagtatacagtgcgtatcaaaaaaaagtttacacttcgaaaaaatcctgtaaaattatttatttgtaatatcctgaagatttatccacattttaacattggtacagatccatttaagcaaatgacgatataactgtcaaaaaatatttccgcttgagtgagcaccacttttgaaaagttagtgaaaaataatttgcgcagaactttgaaatagttatgcaaataaaattaGACCTTAATCacgaagaacacatggaattttactagtaaaattgatttgatgatacCTTTTACCTTGCCCAAAACACCTCGAAGCaagcattgcgccccaccccactcccccacacaccgaggccatcgtgaagATATTTGCTTTAAACTGAGctatgatttacatgaaatggcttaggcttcattttcattttgggaaaagtgtggagaaacaaatattacatgaaaaatgaaatacaaacccactttaaatgatacaaacttaatgaaaaaatgctggagatgtctgatataaacttttgttcagatttagttattCAGTTatgatccagctggcacaaaaagggtaaaggttgtgctcaCTATTcactaagtgttaaaatttcaatttgggtagcagaattgttacaaaatgcttgaatgcatccgttttatttcaattgactaaaagtgcaagagaaatgttttgcagggtaagtttgatttctccctttccccttgacacagcgcagtcagatttctgcgagctttacaaaaatggacaatgctcactcaagtgtaacattctgtcaaaacttttactttcattagatagatgagacccaaacccaagattatatgtgaaaaaattacccacatgttgtatagcttttaattcccagggctttttcaaagtgtaaacttttttttgatatgcactgtacaATATCAATTGAAACAATTTCAACCCTAACAGACAGATCAGGGAGGCTCTCCACATTCATGCAGaagagacccccccccccgtatagATACTTCGTACCATACACTCTCTCCATGATGTGCAATCATATTTTAACGCTTTGTCATGCTGAATCAGCAAATATGTAAGTTATGACGAGGGTCTTTGCAGCCTGTTAAAGTGAACGCTTACCAAAACCAGGTGAAATATCAAGGtagtgaatatttttttgttttatttattggaGAACTAGATGGTTTCTTTCCTATTAATTTAAAAAACTGAATACTTTTCTTCTGTAGGTAATGACGAAGTAAAGAGAGGGATTCTTTTGATGTTGTTTGGAGGCGTTCCCAAGAAGACGATGGAAGGGACCAGTCTTCGTGGTGATGTTAATGTGTGCATCGTCGGTGACCCAAGTACAGCCAAAAGCCAACTTCTTAAGTAAGTTATGTATAAATAGGGAAATATTACATGgtagctgggggggggggattttacCCCTGAAATGCCAGAAGAGCTCTAGAGATGAAGAGCTCCTGAAAACCCCATTCACTACAATGCTGAAGCTATCTAATGTTTCAAATTTAGGCAGTAGGTTGAGAATAGTACCCCTGAAGACTTTCAAATACTGTCTTTGCGGACAATACGTGCTAGCACATTTGTATTGTTTAAGGTTTCCAAAAACTGCCGAAATGTTTAATCAGTGACTAAGATggcaaatattgatattttagaaatttaatagaaaattttctttattgaattttaactgTTGCAAATAtaacaattcaaattcaattcaattcaattcaaacataACATAATCCTTCATCTAATGAAAATGGCCTCACAACATAAGGAATGAAATTTGTTCATGGGACCAACTTCTATGATTTCCATCTGAAAAGTTCTCTAGATAATGATTCATGGGCTGAGAAGCAAAGATGTgcaactgtcagataaaacagacTTCATTGGATAAAACATCCTACAAGTTCAAATGATCCCCCAGTTGTAAAAGTAATGATAGTTGTTACTATCATAACCATTGTATGCATGTCTTGTCTCCCTCTCTGATATCCACAGAGCTGTCGAGGAGTTCAGTCCAAGAGCGGTATACACTAGTGGTAAGGCCAGCTCTGCTGCAGGTCTCACAGCGGCCGTCGTCAAGGATGAAGAAACCGCAGAGTTCGTCATCGAGGCTGGTGCATTGATGCTGGCTGATAATGTAAGTTGACTCTGGTGTTTCTAGCAGTCAATTGCCAATTGGTTTGCACTTTGTCTACTTTTCGTCTGGTCTCATCCCACACGATCTGCAAACAAGTTCATCTGTCGaccaaaattatgaatattcaacaTTTGTCAAATTTGCAGTCAGGATACACCCATTTTGAATATTAACCACTTGGTCCAACACCGTTTATTCTTAGGTGGTTTGACAGATGAACAGATTTTGaaccaaatttgtatttaaCTAAATAAAGAATAGTAAGTAGATTAAGTAGAAATGAGAATTAGACTTGAAGGGTACTAGACCGAAGTAGTGTGGACCAAATGGCAAgcagaccaaatgggtttaacCCATGTGGtttctgagaattagaccaactgcttgtagACCAAAGTGAAGTATTCAACCATTGTTTCATCAGTAATAACCCCAGTTTCTGAAAAACCATCCTTATCAAACTTGATCATTATGTTGCCTGGGAAGCAAGTGAAAAAGAATTTGCTTTGTAGAAGATATTCTCAAGATCACTGTTTAATCTTCAttataataaaattaaaatgtacatttgaaatgtttttcgaACATGAAAGGATTATACTTAAACATTTGTGTTTGGTTTACTTTGTGTGCCTCCATGGCATAGCCATTTCAGACTATAGTTGAGGTTTTCTTGGAGGGGGGTTCTAGGTGAGTACTCGATCATTTTGTCCAGCACAATGGGTAGTAAGGTTATGATGTGATGGTAATTTTCCATTTTCCTCAGGGCGTGTGTTGCATTGATGAGTTTGACAAGATGGATATCAAGGATCAGGTTGCTATACATGAAGCCATGGAACAACAGACTATCTCCATCACCAAGGCTGGAGTCAAGGTTAGTATGGGAAGGAGGatattgggggagggggcaatgaaccagggggccgtttcttacagctgttcgtaagttaagagcgacttgtaccatcgccaatgaatacatcatttaccacaagaaaggatcaccggtcattcttaaagttgctcttaacttacgaacagctgtaAGCTGGTATAGGGTATGTATCTGCTttctaaaaattcaaattctgtGTTCTTTGGTGTTCCAAACATCACATTGCAGGTTCTTGAGTAACTTGTACAATTATATGATAAAGCAATTCGAAATGGTGAGAatctcagaaaaaaatgaagtttccaTTCAGATAGAGCATTGCAAACTCATGGTTAATTCTGCCAACAGATTTGGTGGGCAGATTTTTTGCTCATTAACAGTTTTGTTTTAgggtgggattttgcttttagttttattttaggATGGGATTTAGCTGTGACtttcatgattttcaatatGTGTTTCTAATTCAATCTTGTTTTGGCATTGGAAATTGTGTTTATAACGATTATAATTCTGTGGATTTCATATTCTTCCTGAAacgtatgatttttttataccatATCTCAGAAAATGGTAGCTTTAATATAGGCAAGGATGAGCTGAGTGGAAGGGGAACTTGGAAGGACTAGGAACAATGTACTATATTATCACCAAGGCTGGAGTGGGTAGAAGGAAGGTAGATAAAGGGGCAAAGAAATGAGCATGACTAGAGACGTGGCTCTGAGCGCAGTCTTATAGCCATAAGATATTATGTTGCTTTTTGTATTTGTTACTGAATATTTAGACTTTATCAAGTCATTCAGTGATGATGTGAAGCAGTTGGTCCTTTGGTTCATTTCTTGCATAATCACTCGCTTTCATAGTGTGTAATGGGGGGTATGTCATTGAAAGTATTTGCACAATGTTGTGAAGCATTTCAGGAAGAATTATGTGGTGTACTTTTGTTCGTTGCAGGCCACTCTCAATGCTCGTACCTCCATCCTGGCCGCCGCGAACCCCATCGGAGGGCGATACGACCGCACCAAACCACTCAAGCAGAACATTCAGATGACGGCTCCGATCATGTCCAGATTTGACCTCTTCTTCATTCTTGTGGATGAATGCAACGAGGTGAGTGCATTATTATCAGATGTTACCCTTCATACCATGTGCATGTAAACAAAGACCTATTGTTGGCCTACAAGTGAAGAGAAAGCGATTCTTGTGTTGTCCCTTGTAGAGAGAActcaaatttaaacattttccaTTGTGACATTTTGAGTGTGCCTCCTACTCAACCATGGGTGACCAATATACTGCCCTATCGTAATTAATGCTTAAAGGGACAGAAATAAATGATACAGCATTTTCAGAGTCCACAT
It includes:
- the LOC121411463 gene encoding zygotic DNA replication licensing factor mcm6-B-like translates to MDVADQRTGITQVKDDVAEKCQKLFQDFLEEFTVDDDVKYLRDVQDLIRPERNTLAVSYEDIQEYNQQLATTIQEEYYRVYSHLCRAVRNFARDHTQVPPNKEFYIAFEDLPTRHKVREMTTAKIGTLIRISGQVVRTHPVHPELVSGTFVCLDCQTQIKDVEQQFKFTQPTICRNPVCANRTRFMLDTNKSRFVDFQKVRIQETQAELPRGSIPRSVEVVLRAEAVELPQAGDKCDFTGTLIVVPDVSTLSMPGARAETSSRGKGASGFDQEGVKGLKALGVRDLSYRLAFLANNVTASNPRFGGRDMRGEEMTAEAIKKQMTDQEWQKVYEMSQDKNLYHNLITSLFPTIHGNDEVKRGILLMLFGGVPKKTMEGTSLRGDVNVCIVGDPSTAKSQLLKAVEEFSPRAVYTSGKASSAAGLTAAVVKDEETAEFVIEAGALMLADNGVCCIDEFDKMDIKDQVAIHEAMEQQTISITKAGVKATLNARTSILAAANPIGGRYDRTKPLKQNIQMTAPIMSRFDLFFILVDECNEVTDYAIARRIVDLHARRQECVERHYSVEDMQRYLMFARQFKPTITKESQDFMVDEYRRLRQRDSGASMSSWRITVRQLESMIRLSEGMARLHCQDEVQPKHVKEAFRLLNKSIIRVEQPVINFEEEEDDGPQLDEDTATPVEAMETDTPPTQEQTQDSAAPSPTKKKGLHMSFEEYKMTSNLLVIYMRQQEEKEEEGFEGVRKSQVVNWYLEEMQEEIETEEELIEKKTKVEKVIDRLVHRDHVIIELAQTGLKTRRPGAHVEEGEEMVTEEDPLMVVHPNFSIED